The sequence AACAATTGAGATTTATTTTGTATGTTATCACATATGGTCTTTTTTAATGTCATGGTATACTTTTGGGTAGTTATAAGTGCCAAAGTTTTTCCATGTTAAAAAAATGGGCCCGGGCTTTGCTTTAATCCTGGCTCCGCCATTGTACTAGATAATAACCTAATTTCTCTCCAAAAATAAAGCTAACCTAATCCCAAATTGAACAGGCACTCGAGCACGCCGCTGCCGCCCACACACCGCGAtacgctcctcctccgccaccgccgaaGCCCTCCACTGCAACACCGCTCTCCGCTGCCGACCACACCCTGCAATCTTGCACGCCTCCAACGCTTCCAACAACTTAACTACCGGTTGCCCTTTTCCGCAACCCTCTCCCCTTCCACCTTTTTATCTTCACTCTTCTCTTGGCCTGATTCCAACAAGGAAATTCTAAAACCTAATCAATCTGCATCGCTTCTGATCCTTCAGCTATGCATCTCACTCTTGAATTCGGGTAATCCTTCTCTCTTTCATTCGATTGCTTTTCTCTTTGTGTTTATTAGTCTGCCATTTGTCATTTTTATGAGGTTGATGTGATGTTTCAGGGGCGGTCTGGAGCTTCTCCTAGAGAAATCCACCAAGGTACACAAGGTGGATGTCCAGCCCAGGGACGGTGAAGACAAGGTGCTGCTTGATCAAATGCCTCAGGAGAGACTGCTTATCGTACTTTCAGTTTGGTTACTTTATAACCTTACGTTGTTGTGTggaattttggtatttttgtaggcCACGATGAAGGGGTTGCTCTCTTGGGTGAAGTCCAATTTGATCAAGGAGCGGCCGGAGATGTTCATGAAGGATAATTCTGTGTAtggtttctcttttttcctttttcatttgcTTGTGTTTTGGCGGAAGTGTCTGGAGACCTTGTTGCCGTCCAGGATTTGTGCTATCAGCTTCTCTAGTTCATCACTTCAGCCTGGTGCCTATGTGATAACTAGTGTAAGTCAACAACAAGCACAAAGCCTTTTgccccaagcaagttggggtaggctagagatgAATTCCAACAGAAAACTGTGAGAACTAATAACTAGTGTGAGTTCTTCAAAAAAGAAGTGGAAATGAATATATGCTGATAACTAGTGAGTACTTTCATTGGTGGAGATGGAGACTCTTAAGGCTCAGTTTATGGTTGATGACGAGTGTTGTGCTTAACTTAATTAATACAATACTTTGCTCTGGAAGAATACTAGAATAGACATGAAAGCAGAGAAATGTTTGTCTGCAAAAAATCtgaacaacaacaaacaacaacaacaacaacaacaacaacaacaacaacaacaacaacaacaacaaagcctttagtcccaaacaagttggggtaggctagaggtgaaacccataagatctcgtgaccaactcatggctctggcacatggatagcaaactTCCACGCACCCCTGCCCATAGCtagttgccggggagtgaagcgcctttggtaggtggaatttggtaaggaaaaatttatttagtgtgctgaaattttctgtcacttgttaccatggaaagtaattgtttgaggagcttgttcggggtatcttcaccccttccagttgagccaagagttgctcctcaacctagtgaacctagtgaacctattgaaaatgaaactgctttcagattccttcgggtatgatggaaaaactgctagctaacactttcacaggagatggaacaaagcatcctgacgaacatctatgcattgtggatgatatttgtggactatttaagcctGCAGGTGTACCCGATGATGTCGTTAAGAGGAAgactttccctttatctttggagagagacgcattgacatggtataggctatgtgatgatacgagatcatggaactataaaagattgaaattgaaatttcatcaaaagtattaccctatgcatcttgttcatcgtgatcgcaattatatatataatttttggcctcgcgaaggagaaagcatcgctcaagcttgggggaggcttaaatcaatgttatattcatgccccaatcatgagctctcaaaattgacaattctccagaacttttatgctcggctttctgaaaataatcgcaccatgctcgatacttcttgtgctggctcttttatgatgaagtctattgaatttggatggaatttattggatagaattaaacgcaactctgaagattgggacctcgacgaaggtaaggagtcaggtatgacacctaagtttgattgtattaaatcttttatggataccgatatttttcataaTTTAGCActtaatatggacttgactctgagatagtagcttctttctgtgaatcttttgctacttatgttgatctccccaaggagaagtggtttaaatatcatccggccatagaagtaaaagtagttgcacctattaaagttgaagaaaagagtgtcacttataatgatcctattgttcctacttcttatgttgagaaacctcctttccctgttagaatgaaggatcatgctaaagcttcaactgttgttcgtaaaagcaatactaggacttatacacctcccgagcaagtcaaagtagaacccaatattgctattgttaaagatctcttgtctgataatattgatggggcatgttattcaattcactagtgaaactgctagaattgctaaaccctgtgatagagataaacatagacctgtggtaggcttGCCTGTTATTtttattaaaataggagatcattgttatcatggcttatgtgatatgggtgctagtgctagtgttatacccattggcttatacaaagaaattatgcatgagattgcacctgctgagttagaagatattgatgttacaattaaacttgccaatagagatactatatctccaatgggaattgttagagatgttgaagtcttgtgtgggaaaaccaaatatcccgctgattttcttgttcttggttctccacaagatagcttttgtcccattatatttggtagacccttcttgcgtatcgttaatgctacgatagattgcaaaaagaatgttgttgctattggcttggatgatatggttcatgaatttaatttttctaaatttagtaaacaacattgtgaggaagaattgcctagtaaggatgaaattattggtcttgcttctatagctgtacctcctagtgatcctttagaacactatttgctagaccataaaaacgatatgttcatgaatgaaagaaggaaaatagatgaagtattctttaaataggaacctattccgcaacacaatttgcctgttgaaatcctaggggatcctcctccacctaagggtgatcccgtgtttgaacttaaaccgttgcctgataatcttaaatatgcttatcttgatgaaaagaaaatatatcctgtcattattagcgctaacctttcagatcatgaagaagaaagattattgaaaactctgaagaagcatcgtgccgctattggatatactctggatgatcttaagggcatcagtcccatcctatgtcaacataaaataaatttcgaagctgatgccaaaccagtttgtgatcctcaacgacgtttgaatcctaaaatgaaagaagtggtaagaaaagaaatactcaagcttctggaggcaggtataatttatcccgttgctgatagtcagtgggtaagtcctgtccattgtgtccctaagaagggaggtattactgttgtccctaatgataaagatgaattgattccgcaaagaattatcacaggttataggatggtaattgatttccgcaaattaaataaggctactaagaaagatcattaccccttaccttttattgatcaaatgctagaaagattatgcaaacatacacattattgctttctagatggttattctggtttttctcaaatacctgtgtcggctaaagatcaatcaaagactacttttacatgcccttttggtacttttgcttatagacgtatgccttttggtttatgtaatgcacctgctacctttcaaagatgcatgatggctatattctctgacttttgcgagaaaatttgtgaggttttcatggatgacttttccgtctatggttcctcttttgatgattgcttgagcaatcttgctcgagttttgcagagatgtgaagaaactaatcttgtcttgaattgggaaaagtgccactttatggttaatgaaggtattgtcttggggcacaaagtttctgaaagaggtattgaagttgataaagccaaggttgatgctattgaaaagatgccatgtcccaaggacatcaaaggtataagaagtttccttggtcacgccggattttataggaggttcatcaaggacttctcaaaaatctctcggcctctgactaatttattacaaaaagatgtaccatttgtctttgatgatgattgtgtagaagcatttgaaatacttaagaaagcattagtctctgcacctgttgttcagccacctgattggaatttaccctttgaaattatgtgtgatgctagtgattatgctgtaggtgctgttctagggcaaagagttgataagaaattgaatgttatccattatgctagtaagactctagacaatgctcaaagaaattatgctactaccgaaaaggaacttttagcggttgtatttgcttgtgataaattcagaccctatattgttgattctagagtaactattcatacagatcatgctgctattaaatatcttatggaaaagaaagatgcaaaacctagactcattagatgggttctcttgcttcaagaatttgatttacatattgttgatagaaaaggagctgagaaccccgttgcagacaacttgtctaggctagagaatgttcttgatgacccactacctattgatgatagctttcctgatgagcaattaaatgtcataagtacttctcgtagcactccttggtatgctgattatgctaattatattgttgctaaatttataccgcctagcttcacataccaacaaaagaaaaagttttctatgacttgcgacattacttttgggatgacccacatctttataaagaaggagtagatggtgttattagacgttgtgtacctgagcatgaacaggaacagatcctacgcaagtgtcactccgaagcttatggaggacaccacgctggagatagaactgcacataaggtattgcaatctggtttttattggcctactctcttcaaggatgcccgtaagtttgttttgtcttgtgatgaatgtcaaagaattggtaatatcagtagacgtcaagaaatgcctatgaattattcacttgttattgagccatttgatgtttggggctttgattatatgggaccttttcctgcctctaatggttacactcatattctagttgctgttgattacgttactaagtgggtagaagctattccaactagtagtgctgatcataacacttctattaaaatgcttaaggaagttatttttccgaggtttggagtccctagatacttaatgactgatggtggttcacactttattcatggtgctttccgtaagatgcttgctaaatacgacgttaatcatagaattgcatctccatatcacccgcagtctagtggtcaggtagaattgagcaatagagagctcaaattaattttgcaaaagactgtcaataggtctagaaagaattggtccaaaaaactggatgatgctttatgggcctatagaactgcgtacaaaaatcctatgggtatgtctccgtataagatggtttatggaaaagcatgtcacttacctctcgaactagaacataaggcatattgggctattaaagagctcaactatgatttcaaacttgccggtgagaagaggttatttgatattagctcacttgatgaatggagaacccaagcttatgaaaatgccaagctgtttaaaggaaaagttaaaaggtggcatgataaaaggatacaaaagcgaagtttaatgtaggtgattatgtattgctatacaactctcgtttcagattttttgcaggaaaacttctctccaaatgggaaggtccttacgttatcgaggaggtctatcgttctggtgccataaaagttaataacttcgcaggcacaaatccgaaggtggtgaacggtcaaagaatcaaacactatatctcaggtaatcctataaatgttgaaactaatgttattgaaatcgtaaccccggaggaatacataagagacactttccagaacgttccagactccgaaaaggaataggtatgtggtacggtaagtaaaccgactccaaaacaattttaaggcaatatttctccgttttggaatatttagaaaaatagaaaaataagtagcagtacggggaggacacgaggcctccacgagggtggagggcacgccctaccccctgggcatgccccctacctcgtgagcacctcgtgtgccctccagactccgtttccttgcacagtacgtattttggtcggtaaaaattcattatatatactcccaaaggttttgactctcgtatcacgcaaatctcccctgtttttgtttcgagttgttgctgctgcagataagagcaagatgtcttctcaagagtcagtcggggcaaacagcgacgctgaccactttgggccggcaacggaggaagagatggaggctgacctgatgagagtagatgccatggaagatcaagaagtcacctctcgcttccgagctgggtttatgatgggggaactacacagctcagctattccaaactcggttattccttccaatgttaaatttctttcctatgaaaatatgaggagaagtatctctggttctcccgcagctatgcaacacccttgggggcaaggagctttagccgttacaggaaagcttcgcaaggaaataatggacctcaagcagcaggtcaataagctcgaggaggagaaccgtattctGAGGGGGATCATCGCTAAGAATATtacgccaacaacaaagaaggagacataatcacatgggtatgggcactccccttggcaactgccaagcttgggggaggtatcctggtatcgtatcaccatcacaaatcctatctttaccgtttttcttatttcgatcctattagtagtatcttgatttagtagaataaagtcatggcatgatctagttttgagttttgctttatgatccttctttgtaatcgagtccgtgatctatataataaagattagtgctgagtcaagggcttgagtattttgacatgatcttgggtgattagtagaaaaagaataaaaagaatcaagagttcatattgatcttattgaaagtaatgacttcacatagaaagagtatgatgatttaaagttgttgggagttggcaaatatagttttggtcatcgttgcaattaataggaagtaataaggaaagagaggtttcacatatagatatattatcattgacatcttttatgattgggagcactcattaaaatatgacatgctaaagagttgatgttggacaaggaagacaacataatgagttatgttctcttacatctgagataaagtatgttgtcatggttcctctaccgtgttgagttttcctttccctctcatgctagccaatcttcagcactaagtagaaatactacttgtgcttccaaatacccttaaaccagttttgccatgagagtccaccatatctacctatggattgagtaagatccttcaagtaagttgtcatcggtgcaagcaataaaaattgctctctaaatatgcatgacttattagtgcagagaaataagctttgtacgaacttgttgtggacgcaataaaagcgatggactgcataataaaggttcacatgcaaggggcaatataaagtgacgttcttttgcattaagattttgtgcatcaaccctaaacgcgcatgacaacctctgcttccctctgcgaagggcctatcttttattattatcctctaccctATGCAAgactcatggtgatcttcacccttcctttttcattttatcctttggcaagctcagcatgttggaaaaaacatgatatacatatctaattggatgtgggggagcgtgaattattattcttgacattacccttgaggtaaaaggttgtggggcaaaaactataagcccctatctttctctgtgtccgattaaaactctgtaaccacaagtatcgcgtgagtgttagcaattatgaaggactaagtgatagttgagtatgtggacttgcttttaagctctgacatagactctttccgatgttatgataaattgcaattgcttcaatgaccgagattataattgttggtgcccaataaagtttctgattcatattttGGTTTTGTGAAAAGAACATCActagaacataagtaatcatatgacaaaatttatatatgttgctgttatgaagtaatcatgatgccttcatgtccgtattttattttttatcgacgcctctacctctaaacatgaggacatatttattgttatcggcttttcgcttgaggacaagcgaggtctaagcttgggggagttgatacgtccattttgcatcatgcttttatgtcaatatttattgcattatgggctgttatttcacgttatgtcacaatacttatggctattctctcttattttacaaggtttacatgaagagggagaatgccggcagctggaattctgggctggaaaaggagcaaatattgaaggactattctgggcaactctaaaagtcctgaaactccacggaataccttagaataaataaagaaaaatcgtcgccaaagatgaaggccaggggcccacaccctgctcacgagggtggggggcgcccccctgggcgcgcccccctacctcgtgggccccctggtggctctccgacgcccatcttctcccatatgaagtctttcgatgagaaaaaaatagaagagaacctttcgggacgagactccgccgccacgaggcggaaccttggcggaaccaatatagggctccgaCAGAGGTGTTCTGCTGGGGACaattcccttcgggagggggaaatcatcaccatcgtcatcaccaacgctcctctcatcgggagagggcaatctccatcaacatcttcaccagcaccatctcatctccaaaccctagttcatctcttgtatccaattcttgtctccaagtctgggattggtgctagtaggttgctagtagtgttgattactccttgtagttgatgctagttggtttatttggtggaagatcatatgttcagatcctttatgcacattattacccctctgattatgaacatgaatatgctttgtgagtagttacgtttgttcctgaggacaagggagaagtcttgctattagtagtcatgtgaatttggtattcgttcgatattttgataagatgtatgttgtctaacctctagtggtgttatgtgaacgtcgactacataacacttcaccattatttgggcctagaggaaggcattgggaagtaataagtagatgatgggttgctagagtgacagaagcttaaaccctagtttatgcgttgcttcgtaaggggctgatttggatccatatgtttcatgctatggttaggtttaccttaatacttttgttgtagttgtggatgcttgcaatagaggttaatcataagtgggatgcttgtccaagtaagggcagtacccaagcaccggtccacccacatatcaaattatcaaagtaccgaacgcgaatcatatgagcgtgatgaaaactagcttgacgatattcccatgtgtcctcgggagcgcttttcctattataagagtttgtccaggcttgtcctttgctacaaaaaggattgggccaccttgctgcactttatttacttttgttacttgttgctcgttaccatttatcttatcacaaaactatctgttaccacttatttcagtacttgcagagaataccttgctgaaaaccgcttatcatttccttctgctcctcgttgggttcgacactcttacttatcgaaaggactacgatagatcccctatacttgtggatcatcacgcTTCACAAAAGAATCtgtcctctggtccctcgatcacgtgtgtacctccaagaatgacgcccccaagggaggaacgacaccagagcgccgccgtcatccgatcatccgatctgGGGTTTCCCTCGAAgatagcagagagtggccttgaacttctccacggcgatgccttcaagaagggaacgccgcagatagcgccgccaccgccggctttAGCAGGagccgaaggcaagttttcacccagaccAGTTCAAAGGGATCCAACTCTCATGCCCGGGCCtccgtcaccaccagcaccaccaggcagacCTTGGAGTACCAGCATATCAGCGAGCCGACGACACCACCGCATCCAGGTCGCCGGCCACGCTGGGCCGCCGCCATTCCCCGCGCCGTCCGGGTCAGAGGCGGTGCCGCCGACCGCGCACAAGGACCGCCGTCGCCTGCACATGCCGGAGCGCCGCCGAGagcccagcgcccgccaccgcttGCCGAAGCCAACCACCCGAGCACTGGCGCCACCGTGGAGCCATCAGATCGGGGAGGAAGACGCGCGCCGACCACCCTCGCG comes from Triticum aestivum cultivar Chinese Spring chromosome 5B, IWGSC CS RefSeq v2.1, whole genome shotgun sequence and encodes:
- the LOC123115799 gene encoding uncharacterized protein; its protein translation is MHLTLEFGGGLELLLEKSTKVHKVDVQPRDGEDKATMKGLLSWVKSNLIKERPEMFMKDNSVYGFSFFLFHLLVFWRKCLETLLPSRICAISFSSSSLQPGAYVITSVSQQQAQSLLPQASWGRLEMNSNRKL